The following coding sequences lie in one Halalkalicoccus subterraneus genomic window:
- a CDS encoding ABC transporter permease, translated as MALETALAVLDGMPFESNYVKSIVRVSLYVSVTAVVLSTLVSLPVALFVGFKDFPGKGLVTAIINTGMGFPSVVVGLVVLFAVSNQGPLGFLDLVFTPQAMIMSQFVLAAPVITGVSLAAVTGIDQSVRDAAYAMGGTRLDVALVVIKEARFGIATAILAGFGRAISEVGSVLIVGGNIAYADGEAYTRNITTAITLEARQGRYETAMFLGAILVSIVLLVNAIVGRLGGGGRTR; from the coding sequence ATGGCCCTCGAGACGGCACTGGCGGTCCTGGACGGGATGCCCTTCGAGAGCAACTACGTCAAGAGCATCGTTCGCGTTTCCCTGTACGTGAGCGTGACCGCCGTCGTGCTCTCGACGCTCGTGAGCCTGCCCGTCGCGCTTTTCGTGGGGTTCAAGGACTTCCCCGGAAAGGGGCTCGTGACTGCGATCATCAACACGGGAATGGGCTTTCCGAGCGTCGTCGTCGGGCTCGTCGTGCTGTTTGCGGTGTCGAACCAGGGGCCGTTGGGCTTTCTGGACCTCGTGTTCACCCCACAGGCGATGATCATGTCCCAGTTCGTGTTGGCCGCGCCGGTGATCACCGGTGTGAGCCTCGCGGCGGTTACGGGGATCGATCAGTCGGTTCGGGACGCCGCCTACGCGATGGGTGGCACCCGACTCGACGTCGCGCTCGTCGTGATCAAGGAGGCGCGCTTCGGGATCGCGACCGCGATCCTCGCGGGGTTCGGTCGGGCGATCAGTGAGGTGGGCTCGGTGTTGATCGTCGGGGGCAACATCGCCTACGCCGACGGTGAGGCCTACACCCGCAACATCACGACGGCGATCACACTGGAGGCCCGGCAGGGCCGCTACGAGACCGCGATGTTCCTCGGGGCGATCCTCGTCTCGATCGTCTTGCTGGTCAACGCGATCGTCGGGCGCCTCGGTGGGGGTGGGCGGACGCGATGA
- a CDS encoding substrate-binding domain-containing protein, whose product MAIQRRDFLTLAGGGAAAGLAGCTGLFSGGENGSGNESNSSSGGSITGQELVLATTTSTYDTGLLDEVNAAFEENFGTPVQAISQGTGQALETARAGDCDVVMVHARSQEDEFMQNGYGINRRDLMFNDFVIVGPSDDPAGIGGSEDALGAFQAIAENESLFASRGDDSGTNTAELQIWEEAGVEPGGEWYLETGQGMGDTLNQASQQGGYTLSDRGTFISQQDEVELEILVQGPVEGGPEILANPYGVLAINPAVHEDVNYQLAMSYIGFLTSQEGQQVIEEYELDGEQLFFPQALSEDPNFQQYVPEDWQPDGENGGNATEDNATDE is encoded by the coding sequence ATGGCGATACAACGGCGCGATTTCCTGACGCTGGCCGGCGGGGGAGCGGCCGCCGGACTGGCGGGCTGTACGGGGTTGTTTTCGGGCGGGGAGAATGGCAGCGGCAACGAGAGCAACAGCAGTTCCGGCGGCTCGATCACCGGGCAGGAACTGGTGCTCGCGACGACGACCAGCACCTACGACACCGGTCTCTTGGACGAAGTCAACGCCGCCTTCGAGGAGAACTTCGGCACGCCGGTCCAGGCGATCTCCCAAGGGACGGGTCAGGCCCTCGAAACCGCACGGGCCGGCGACTGTGACGTCGTGATGGTCCACGCCCGGAGCCAGGAGGACGAGTTCATGCAGAACGGCTATGGGATCAACCGCCGGGACCTGATGTTCAACGACTTCGTGATCGTTGGGCCGAGCGACGACCCCGCCGGGATCGGGGGTAGCGAGGACGCGCTCGGAGCGTTTCAGGCGATCGCCGAGAACGAGTCGCTGTTCGCCTCCCGCGGCGACGATTCGGGAACCAACACGGCCGAGTTGCAGATCTGGGAGGAAGCGGGCGTCGAACCCGGCGGCGAGTGGTACCTCGAAACCGGTCAGGGAATGGGCGATACGCTCAACCAGGCGAGCCAGCAGGGCGGGTACACCCTCTCGGATCGGGGGACGTTCATCTCCCAGCAGGACGAAGTGGAACTGGAGATCCTCGTCCAGGGGCCCGTCGAGGGCGGCCCGGAGATCCTCGCGAACCCCTACGGGGTGCTCGCGATCAACCCCGCGGTCCACGAGGACGTCAACTACCAGCTCGCGATGTCCTACATCGGCTTTCTGACGAGCCAGGAGGGCCAACAGGTCATCGAGGAGTACGAACTTGACGGCGAGCAGCTGTTCTTCCCGCAGGCGCTCTCGGAGGACCCGAACTTCCAGCAGTACGTCCCCGAGGACTGGCAGCCCGACGGCGAGAACGGAGGTAACGCCACCGAGGACAACGCCACGGACGAGTGA
- a CDS encoding amino acid ABC transporter ATP-binding protein — MTDVLSVDGLRHAYDEPVFDDVSLSVDSGEVLAIIGPSGVGKSTLLRLLALFERPDEGTVSYEETDVWQASENRRLALRRNVGMVFQEASLFDSPVLRNAEYGLRVRQSWPERLKRSAADLVGRENGTSETAREALSVVGLDGKEDQNARSLSGGEAQRVAFARALAYDPDVLLLDEPTSDLDPRNTAVLEEAIGKASERGIGVVIATHDMHQAERIADRVAVLLGRAVIEIGSADRVFENPRDDRVRKFVDGELIY, encoded by the coding sequence ATGACCGACGTCCTGTCGGTCGATGGACTCCGGCACGCCTACGACGAGCCGGTGTTCGATGACGTCTCGCTGTCCGTCGACAGCGGCGAAGTCCTCGCGATCATCGGTCCCTCCGGCGTCGGAAAGTCGACCCTGCTTCGCCTGCTCGCGCTGTTCGAGCGTCCCGACGAGGGGACGGTCAGCTACGAGGAGACCGACGTCTGGCAAGCCTCGGAGAACCGGCGGCTGGCGCTGCGGCGAAACGTCGGGATGGTGTTTCAGGAGGCCAGCCTGTTCGATTCTCCGGTGTTGCGAAACGCCGAATACGGGCTGCGGGTTCGCCAGTCCTGGCCGGAACGACTCAAACGGAGTGCTGCGGATCTCGTCGGGCGGGAGAACGGGACGAGCGAGACGGCGCGGGAGGCACTCTCGGTTGTCGGACTCGATGGGAAGGAAGACCAGAACGCCCGGTCGTTGTCGGGCGGGGAAGCCCAGCGGGTCGCCTTCGCCCGCGCGCTCGCGTACGATCCCGACGTGCTGTTGCTCGACGAGCCGACCTCGGATCTCGATCCGCGCAACACGGCAGTGTTGGAAGAGGCGATCGGGAAGGCGAGCGAACGGGGGATCGGCGTCGTCATCGCGACCCACGACATGCACCAGGCCGAGCGGATCGCGGACCGCGTCGCGGTCCTGCTGGGCCGGGCGGTCATCGAGATCGGTTCCGCGGACCGGGTCTTCGAGAACCCCCGTGACGATCGCGTGCGGAAGTTCGTCGACGGCGAGTTGATCTACTGA